A section of the Veillonella criceti genome encodes:
- a CDS encoding TonB-dependent receptor plug domain-containing protein → MKQSVKNKKAIIVYVTLVLVGTTLGRQTVWAEGDNEEVYVLPDVVVTATRTEKNINKVPASVTILQGEDLQERHQDNLGDALRIVPGVQFDSYGSGAGYSNTLRMNGSNNVLFMVDGITMNATGVNPPLTMMRNMDGIDRVEVVRGAASTLYGSGAIGGVINMITRVPDEGMRTTVRTIGGSYDQEQYKVINEGKEGDLYWRASYQKDLMGSYKDAHGLTIPQRLDGHTASFMVGGNVDSKNNVMFSYDSYRAGVKYADSNASLFHIRHNSEANDSFRGIWKSTINDRLSHQLYVLNNHYDISAKDAMYGDYDTEIHTKAIGDQVTYTLGAHTIVGGFDWHQDKVDSQNGVKLTNSSYYVQDEWQFASKWTLIPGFRVDHHSAFGTNTSPHISLAYDVNDKTNVYVSYNEYFLAPTAYQLYGLYGGNKNLKPETGYEIDFGVHHQFDDTLLGNMNFFVRHAKDKIGYDTKSLNNIYENFDKEDSYGLSMDLYKQITSHLSAKAAYTYTHVDATSARSANLDGYVPKHAVNFSLDYNASKWDAHLDVRGVIDRPGRSVSVDKGDFFPKNTYWITNVSANYRITDEITIFGRVNNIFDVYYAEMSNVSYGSARDWWTMPGRNYQLGLEMTF, encoded by the coding sequence ATGAAACAATCAGTAAAAAATAAAAAAGCAATAATTGTATATGTAACATTAGTCTTGGTAGGAACGACACTGGGGCGTCAAACTGTATGGGCTGAAGGGGATAATGAGGAAGTATATGTTTTGCCTGATGTAGTTGTAACAGCAACACGCACAGAGAAAAACATTAATAAAGTACCAGCTAGTGTGACAATTTTGCAAGGGGAAGATTTACAAGAACGCCATCAAGATAATTTAGGAGATGCTCTTCGTATTGTACCAGGTGTGCAATTTGATAGTTATGGTTCAGGTGCTGGTTATTCTAATACTCTACGAATGAATGGCAGTAATAATGTGCTTTTTATGGTAGATGGCATTACTATGAATGCGACAGGCGTTAATCCACCGCTAACTATGATGAGAAATATGGATGGGATTGATAGAGTAGAGGTTGTACGAGGGGCCGCATCTACCTTATATGGTTCAGGTGCAATTGGTGGTGTTATAAACATGATTACCAGAGTACCTGATGAAGGCATGCGTACAACAGTACGAACTATTGGTGGTAGTTATGACCAAGAACAATATAAAGTAATTAATGAGGGGAAAGAAGGCGATCTATATTGGCGTGCATCTTATCAGAAAGATTTAATGGGTAGTTATAAAGATGCCCATGGTCTTACAATTCCACAGCGTTTGGATGGGCATACAGCGTCTTTTATGGTTGGTGGAAATGTTGATAGTAAGAATAATGTCATGTTTTCATATGACTCGTATAGAGCTGGCGTAAAATATGCGGATTCGAATGCTTCACTATTTCACATTCGCCATAATTCCGAGGCTAATGATTCTTTTCGTGGTATTTGGAAAAGTACAATTAATGACCGTTTAAGTCATCAACTATATGTGTTAAATAATCATTATGATATAAGTGCTAAAGATGCTATGTATGGTGATTATGATACTGAAATACATACGAAAGCTATTGGTGATCAAGTTACATATACTCTTGGTGCACATACTATTGTTGGTGGTTTTGACTGGCACCAAGATAAAGTAGATAGTCAAAATGGAGTGAAGTTAACTAACTCGTCTTATTACGTGCAAGATGAATGGCAGTTTGCGTCTAAGTGGACGTTAATACCAGGGTTTCGTGTAGATCATCATTCAGCCTTTGGGACGAATACTTCGCCACATATTTCATTGGCTTATGATGTTAATGATAAGACTAACGTATATGTGTCTTATAATGAATATTTCTTAGCACCAACTGCTTATCAGTTATATGGTCTTTATGGTGGTAATAAGAATCTTAAACCCGAAACAGGGTATGAAATAGACTTTGGTGTTCATCATCAATTTGATGATACATTGCTAGGAAATATGAATTTCTTTGTACGACATGCTAAAGATAAAATTGGCTATGATACAAAGTCTTTGAATAATATTTATGAAAATTTTGATAAAGAAGATTCTTATGGTTTGAGTATGGACTTATATAAACAAATTACATCGCATTTATCTGCTAAAGCAGCTTATACATATACTCATGTAGATGCAACAAGTGCTAGAAGTGCCAATCTTGATGGTTATGTACCAAAGCATGCTGTTAATTTTAGTTTAGATTATAATGCATCTAAATGGGATGCTCATTTAGATGTGCGTGGTGTAATTGATCGTCCAGGTCGTTCAGTGAGTGTTGACAAAGGCGATTTTTTCCCTAAGAATACGTATTGGATTACTAATGTTAGTGCTAACTATCGAATTACTGATGAAATTACAATCTTTGGACGAGTAAATAATATCTTTGATGTTTATTATGCTGAAATGTCAAATGTTTCCTATGGTAGTGCTCGTGATTGGTGGACAATGCCGGGGCGTAACTATCAGCTAGGTTTGGAAATGACATTTTAA
- a CDS encoding ABC transporter substrate-binding protein: MTTYNRFCALLLGVLVLFSIVGCKSFDETKLVEGMHLVRDSTGVMVAIPDRPSRIIPVGVSTEDLVISLIGHERVLAIGNLPNNFPEASQQIKYRIKLNAESIMALQPDLLIVPDWSDSEMITMLRALKIPVYVYKAPHTVSEIKVTIQELASILHEQAKGAAMVADMEQRLTKVQSFTKGVSEKKVVAFYSILGLTGGLGSTFDTICQIINASNAAAMLGLDVSESGKREDLLRINPDIIIVPSNVYSFDQYKEIEVENIYRDPALQTIKAVQNKRVYVIDARWIMSYSQFMVNAVEMMAIDVYGYKK, from the coding sequence ATGACAACATATAACCGTTTCTGTGCTTTATTACTCGGAGTATTAGTATTATTTTCTATTGTAGGTTGCAAGTCATTTGATGAAACCAAGCTGGTAGAGGGGATGCATTTAGTCCGTGATTCTACTGGTGTTATGGTAGCTATTCCTGATAGACCTTCGCGGATTATTCCTGTTGGGGTTAGTACCGAAGATTTAGTTATTTCTTTAATTGGGCATGAACGAGTTTTAGCCATTGGTAATTTGCCCAATAATTTTCCTGAAGCGTCGCAACAAATTAAATACCGTATTAAGCTTAATGCCGAATCGATTATGGCATTACAGCCTGATTTATTGATTGTCCCTGATTGGTCTGATTCGGAAATGATAACGATGTTACGGGCATTAAAAATACCTGTTTATGTATATAAAGCGCCTCATACTGTATCAGAGATTAAAGTAACAATTCAAGAATTAGCCTCCATATTGCATGAACAGGCAAAAGGGGCAGCTATGGTAGCTGATATGGAGCAACGGCTAACGAAGGTGCAATCTTTTACAAAGGGCGTTTCAGAGAAGAAAGTGGTTGCTTTTTATAGTATATTAGGTTTAACAGGAGGACTCGGCAGTACGTTTGATACTATTTGTCAAATTATTAATGCGTCTAATGCGGCTGCTATGCTGGGGCTAGATGTAAGCGAAAGTGGTAAACGAGAAGACTTATTAAGGATTAATCCTGATATAATTATTGTGCCGTCAAATGTATATAGTTTTGATCAGTATAAAGAAATTGAGGTAGAAAATATATATAGGGATCCTGCGTTGCAAACTATTAAAGCGGTGCAAAATAAACGCGTGTATGTTATTGATGCGCGATGGATTATGAGTTACTCACAGTTTATGGTCAATGCTGTTGAAATGATGGCTATAGATGTGTATGGCTATAAAAAATAG
- a CDS encoding ABC transporter ATP-binding protein: protein MELAVHQMSVSLSGQVILHNVSATIRSGEFVGIIGPNGSGKTTFLKSLRGLSPIQSGEVILNGHNIKQLTDKQIARQVSYMQQNISLNFGYTAKEIVLTARYPYLKWWQNETSHDKAIVDQVMKDVGIWSLRHRTINELSGGERQRVFLAKALAQDTDLLLLDEPTAALDLVYADEIFRQGKFYCEQGKGICIVVHDLELAAKFCTRLLLFSEGRLLADGTPRDVLTAGHLKEAFQLAAAVYEDPYFKQQRIFVFPKDVTTIEQYRTEKPLPKNISIALRRTNYDNI from the coding sequence ATGGAGTTAGCAGTACACCAAATGAGTGTATCCTTAAGTGGGCAAGTTATATTACATAATGTATCTGCTACCATTCGAAGTGGAGAATTCGTAGGTATTATTGGGCCCAATGGGTCTGGTAAAACGACATTTTTAAAGTCTTTACGGGGGCTCTCTCCGATACAGTCTGGTGAGGTTATTTTAAATGGCCATAATATAAAGCAGTTAACAGATAAACAGATTGCGCGGCAAGTGTCTTATATGCAACAAAATATTAGCTTAAATTTCGGTTATACAGCTAAAGAGATAGTATTAACCGCTCGGTATCCGTATTTGAAATGGTGGCAAAATGAAACATCGCATGACAAAGCTATTGTAGATCAAGTCATGAAAGACGTGGGGATTTGGTCGCTTCGCCATCGCACTATTAATGAATTAAGTGGCGGTGAGCGACAGCGCGTATTTCTTGCTAAAGCATTGGCACAAGATACAGACTTATTATTGTTAGATGAACCGACAGCAGCACTCGATTTAGTATATGCTGATGAAATTTTTCGCCAAGGAAAATTCTATTGTGAACAGGGAAAAGGAATTTGTATTGTTGTTCATGATTTGGAATTAGCAGCAAAATTTTGTACCCGTCTGTTACTTTTTTCAGAAGGTCGGTTACTAGCTGATGGCACTCCGCGAGATGTGTTAACGGCAGGTCATTTGAAAGAGGCTTTTCAGTTAGCTGCGGCAGTTTATGAAGATCCTTATTTTAAACAACAACGTATTTTTGTGTTTCCTAAGGATGTAACAACCATAGAACAGTATCGCACTGAAAAACCATTACCTAAAAATATTTCTATAGCATTGAGGCGGACTAATTATGACAACATATAA
- a CDS encoding FecCD family ABC transporter permease, giving the protein MRRRKQIVSILALISVLIIVVLAALHVGTIKVPIVGGLESLAQGMGLPIEIITPLEPEQEAVLWYIRMPRVLIGLMVGASLALAGAVMQGIFSNSLADPGIMGVSAGASLGAVIAISLGLTSLGMFYMPLFAFIGAFLAVAITIILTMQGGRVETATLLLAGVAVSMLLGAFTSGMLTLMNEYRLREFLFWMVGGLDFRRWEHVLLAVGPFVVCSSILMMLGRQLNVLVLGEIEAKALGAPVMLYRVLFLFLASFITAVAVCVSGAIGFVGLIVPHIVRILVGPDHRILLPTSALAGAVFLVLCDTLGRIVAAPSEIRVGIMTALLGAPYFLYLLRRVRQKGGI; this is encoded by the coding sequence ATGAGAAGAAGAAAACAAATTGTTAGTATTTTGGCCTTAATAAGCGTATTGATTATAGTAGTACTTGCTGCTTTACACGTAGGGACCATTAAAGTTCCGATTGTGGGTGGACTAGAGAGCTTGGCTCAGGGGATGGGGTTACCAATAGAAATCATTACACCATTAGAACCAGAACAAGAAGCGGTACTGTGGTATATTCGAATGCCGAGGGTATTGATAGGTCTTATGGTTGGTGCATCGTTGGCTTTAGCTGGGGCTGTTATGCAAGGCATTTTTTCAAATTCGTTAGCAGACCCTGGTATTATGGGCGTTTCGGCGGGGGCTTCGTTAGGTGCGGTTATTGCTATTTCATTGGGGTTAACATCGCTAGGTATGTTTTATATGCCTTTATTTGCCTTTATAGGGGCTTTTTTAGCTGTGGCGATAACTATTATATTGACTATGCAAGGGGGGCGTGTAGAAACGGCTACGTTATTATTGGCAGGTGTTGCTGTTAGTATGTTATTGGGGGCTTTTACTTCTGGTATGTTAACACTGATGAATGAATATCGTTTGCGAGAATTTTTGTTTTGGATGGTAGGTGGTCTTGATTTTAGACGATGGGAGCATGTCTTGCTAGCAGTAGGTCCCTTTGTAGTGTGTAGTTCTATTTTAATGATGCTAGGACGTCAATTAAATGTGCTAGTTCTTGGTGAAATAGAAGCTAAGGCCCTGGGTGCTCCTGTTATGTTATATCGAGTACTCTTTTTATTTCTTGCCTCTTTTATTACAGCTGTAGCTGTTTGTGTGAGTGGCGCTATTGGGTTTGTAGGACTTATTGTTCCTCATATCGTGCGCATTTTAGTGGGGCCAGATCATCGAATTTTATTACCAACATCAGCGCTGGCAGGGGCTGTATTCCTTGTGCTTTGTGATACATTAGGACGTATAGTAGCGGCACCAAGTGAAATTAGGGTAGGCATTATGACAGCCCTTTTAGGGGCTCCATATTTTTTATATTTATTGCGTCGTGTTCGTCAAAAAGGAGGCATTTAG
- a CDS encoding energy transducer TonB codes for MNYQNMWTKPWIASLVFHAIVLLSIPFLPWPETPKFEEPENHIEVDYVEIKRPVPKGSPDSGGDGGDGSGNFTVNLPAIAPITTLPEYSDPLTSSNDDSIITKHQDIKQQGDDRAGLESTFGGETSGNGRGGSAGFGTGDQPGIQGDENGEVVDATFYRPVPIYTPKPRYPRSARNQGVRGSVGVGLTIGVDGNVESVWVVDSSGSEILDQAALDTVSTWRFEPARRGAEAVSTRTSLNVEFQLR; via the coding sequence ATGAATTATCAAAATATGTGGACGAAACCTTGGATAGCCTCCTTAGTCTTTCACGCCATAGTTTTGCTATCAATTCCTTTTTTACCTTGGCCTGAAACACCGAAATTTGAGGAGCCTGAGAATCATATTGAGGTTGACTATGTAGAAATTAAACGGCCAGTACCGAAAGGCTCACCTGATAGTGGCGGGGATGGCGGTGATGGTAGTGGTAATTTTACGGTCAATTTACCAGCCATAGCACCTATTACTACTTTGCCTGAATATTCGGATCCCTTAACGAGTAGTAATGATGATAGTATCATTACTAAGCATCAGGATATTAAGCAACAGGGCGATGATAGGGCTGGTTTAGAAAGTACTTTTGGTGGTGAAACGTCAGGTAATGGGCGTGGTGGTAGCGCAGGTTTTGGCACGGGTGACCAACCAGGCATTCAAGGCGATGAAAATGGCGAAGTAGTGGATGCGACTTTTTATCGACCGGTGCCAATTTATACACCAAAACCACGATACCCGCGCTCAGCTAGAAATCAAGGCGTTCGTGGTAGTGTGGGTGTAGGCTTAACTATTGGAGTAGATGGAAATGTAGAATCTGTATGGGTAGTTGATTCATCAGGCAGTGAAATACTAGATCAAGCTGCTTTAGATACAGTAAGTACTTGGCGGTTTGAACCGGCTAGACGAGGTGCGGAAGCTGTGAGTACTAGGACAAGTTTGAATGTAGAGTTTCAATTAAGGTAA
- a CDS encoding ExbD/TolR family protein has product MKLKSMKIDHQPKLMIIPMIDIIFFLLVFFMMSMLTMVVQKSVPIQLPQAATSKVSLDEVLPITVASDGTIYLEKEVVPEGQLRHRLETEVSKNPSLAIIVRGDAGVNYGRVVSVIDTVKKSGIQKVSIAAEER; this is encoded by the coding sequence ATGAAGCTTAAATCCATGAAAATAGATCATCAACCCAAATTAATGATTATCCCTATGATCGATATTATTTTCTTTTTACTTGTCTTTTTTATGATGAGTATGCTTACTATGGTTGTTCAAAAAAGTGTACCTATTCAATTGCCACAAGCAGCTACGTCTAAAGTCAGTTTAGATGAAGTGCTTCCTATTACCGTTGCATCAGATGGGACAATTTATTTAGAAAAAGAAGTAGTGCCAGAGGGACAATTAAGACACCGTTTAGAAACCGAGGTTAGTAAAAATCCTAGTTTGGCTATTATTGTTCGGGGTGATGCTGGTGTAAATTATGGGCGTGTAGTTAGTGTTATTGATACAGTGAAAAAGTCAGGCATACAAAAAGTATCAATCGCTGCTGAGGAAAGATAG
- a CDS encoding MotA/TolQ/ExbB proton channel family protein — MDLLALFHKGGLVMYPILLASIIAVAIGVNRYLCYKGAVANIELLKERLPELLRHNRLEEAKVICEEAGGVAGKIIKEAIDERTEDLNANDVAESIAMHEVFQLKKYLNYLETIVTLSPLLGLLGTVVGMIGSFSVLSIESGEPFAITGGVGEALIATATGLLVAILALVIHTYLAQRVNVLIADIEYVTSIYVINTNAGNRYEA; from the coding sequence GTGGATTTATTAGCATTATTTCACAAGGGCGGTTTAGTTATGTACCCCATTTTACTGGCATCTATTATTGCAGTCGCTATTGGGGTTAATCGGTATTTATGTTATAAAGGAGCTGTTGCAAACATTGAATTGTTAAAAGAGCGTTTACCTGAATTATTACGACATAATCGATTAGAAGAAGCTAAAGTTATCTGTGAGGAAGCTGGTGGTGTAGCTGGTAAGATTATTAAAGAGGCAATTGATGAACGGACGGAGGATTTAAATGCTAATGATGTAGCTGAAAGTATTGCTATGCATGAAGTATTTCAGTTGAAAAAATATTTAAATTATTTGGAAACGATTGTTACTCTATCCCCTTTATTGGGCTTATTAGGTACCGTAGTTGGAATGATTGGCTCCTTTAGTGTGTTATCTATTGAGTCAGGTGAACCGTTTGCTATTACTGGCGGTGTAGGTGAAGCTTTAATTGCTACTGCTACAGGTTTGTTAGTGGCTATTTTAGCATTAGTGATTCATACCTATTTAGCACAACGTGTCAATGTGTTGATTGCTGATATAGAATATGTAACGTCAATCTATGTAATTAATACGAATGCAGGTAATCGCTATGAAGCTTAA
- a CDS encoding PepSY-associated TM helix domain-containing protein, with translation MRRWYRVHKYAGIVSLAIFFLLCFSGLVIMVRSISFVHFDQLGTPYTGAAMWRNSDVKVQEVLKENSNLQLDSMTIRPEKSMLTIRFKEPGRDGLIRYHFYGKNDEWISVNNEFIPGYYNNDYLNVLTRWLAKLHSNLGLGNYGRIILLVFTFISLITCFAGYFLHRRLVNRKSTIGYYSLHRILGLIAAPYCIILFISGGLLIGYSYFSKIDYLEHNLAAKEYFSFQSVDGDIYSYTEIFEAVKDIYPDKEVVSINIPSVSALTQASSSTYYFRLVDKESVSDCYQGYLSTDSLWVSAYKKNNMMRYEAVSPWYIKWLAKGVDLHLKNHEHPVLQLIWIFYLVVSCLMMIVLFIKSLRGIWVKVNIKYPLSQGIFLLTCGCLILPLYGLIGTYAGIVCGILSIMLLGVNLRGINLKK, from the coding sequence ATGAGACGTTGGTATCGAGTACATAAGTATGCTGGTATAGTTAGTTTAGCAATTTTCTTTTTACTTTGCTTTTCAGGTTTAGTGATTATGGTTAGAAGTATTTCTTTTGTGCATTTTGATCAACTTGGAACGCCTTATACAGGGGCAGCAATGTGGCGCAATAGTGATGTTAAAGTACAAGAAGTATTAAAAGAAAATTCTAATTTGCAACTTGATTCAATGACTATTAGACCTGAAAAGTCGATGCTAACGATTCGTTTTAAAGAACCGGGGCGTGATGGATTAATTCGTTATCATTTTTATGGTAAAAATGATGAATGGATATCAGTAAATAATGAATTTATACCAGGCTATTATAATAATGACTATTTGAATGTACTAACGCGTTGGTTGGCTAAATTACATAGTAATTTAGGGTTAGGAAATTATGGTCGTATTATATTGTTGGTTTTTACTTTTATAAGTTTAATTACGTGTTTTGCAGGGTATTTTTTACATCGAAGATTAGTTAATAGAAAAAGTACAATAGGCTATTATTCACTTCATAGAATATTAGGGCTTATAGCAGCTCCTTATTGTATTATTTTATTTATTTCGGGAGGTTTATTAATTGGTTACTCTTATTTTTCAAAAATAGACTATTTAGAGCATAATTTAGCAGCTAAGGAATATTTTAGTTTTCAATCTGTTGATGGGGATATCTATTCCTATACTGAAATATTTGAAGCGGTTAAGGATATATATCCAGATAAAGAAGTAGTATCAATTAATATCCCTTCAGTCAGTGCGTTAACGCAAGCGAGTAGTAGTACCTATTATTTTCGATTAGTAGATAAAGAATCGGTTTCAGACTGTTATCAAGGCTATTTATCAACTGACAGTTTATGGGTATCAGCATATAAGAAGAATAATATGATGCGTTATGAAGCGGTGTCACCTTGGTATATTAAGTGGTTGGCCAAGGGTGTAGATTTACATTTAAAAAACCATGAACATCCAGTACTACAATTAATTTGGATATTTTATTTAGTAGTTAGCTGTTTAATGATGATAGTGCTTTTTATTAAATCATTACGAGGTATCTGGGTCAAAGTCAATATTAAGTATCCGTTGAGTCAAGGTATTTTTTTGTTAACTTGTGGTTGTTTAATATTGCCATTGTATGGATTAATTGGTACTTATGCAGGAATAGTTTGTGGAATTTTGAGCATTATGTTATTGGGCGTTAATTTACGAGGTATAAATTTAAAAAAATAA
- a CDS encoding TonB-dependent receptor, giving the protein MLGKNKSRLVALLCCSSIGIVLSSSIVAAEGVVTSDYDLGTVVVTATKTNQDIANVPASVSVITSQDIEHKNISSVQEALQFLPGIFIDQSAQGSLTMRGMDSTDVLVLVDGVQQNSSYNGVVNFNMVPITNVERIEVLRGGASSLYGGHAVAGVINIITKGVPEEGTSVVADMSYGSNNTWKKAVTVNSRLSDKWSLGVNYEKRSSDGYRGFYRAASANTVKANTKIDASADLKQLSNGTYLYGGRGEKEWEHENYGFKIGYNFNQDKLLTYSYSRTNSQSFYKNPFTYVRDAKGNPVWKGNILVGENKYISLSPKNFLGYDSENKRDTHILSYQDTANDFLARASYAHDKVDGFTSATVPSKYTGIDWAGVGDYSQHPGKKWAYEIEKTWHDIGKHTINAGVSYHEEEMIQKRYDLSSWHNKGSIIEQYAQDEGKVKNLAVFVQDEYKFDDEWSLFVGARYDRFKKGDGKFWRSGKNGYDTTSEGKTYNHISPKVALEYKANENMNYYVSYGESFNPPALYNIYRFGGSGMGNVIPNPDLDPEISKTWEVGMKRHLTDKDTLDISLYQVETKDKVAYTYFYAPNSSIVEYKQYINYGEENRRGIELNYEHRFNDNLSSYINYAWQMGKVSGPEITNTNQSGYNNQVDYGVPKHIFHAGLAYDRAKWIALLDMQYVSPRQNANAPGGEYGAYDGYFLVNTSVGYRVTPDFTVKFSIDNIFDREFYDNEATAGRTYTLGVRYEY; this is encoded by the coding sequence ATGTTAGGTAAGAATAAATCAAGACTTGTTGCATTACTATGTTGTAGTAGTATTGGCATTGTATTGAGTAGTTCAATTGTAGCTGCAGAAGGTGTAGTGACATCGGATTATGATTTGGGGACAGTAGTAGTAACTGCTACTAAAACTAATCAAGATATTGCGAATGTGCCAGCTAGTGTAAGTGTTATTACGTCGCAAGATATAGAGCATAAGAATATCTCGTCAGTGCAAGAAGCCTTACAATTTTTGCCTGGTATTTTTATTGATCAGAGTGCTCAAGGCAGCTTAACTATGCGTGGCATGGATTCGACGGATGTACTAGTTTTAGTCGATGGGGTACAGCAAAATAGTTCATACAATGGTGTAGTGAATTTTAATATGGTGCCCATTACGAATGTGGAACGTATTGAAGTTCTAAGAGGGGGCGCATCCTCTTTGTATGGGGGCCACGCAGTAGCAGGTGTTATTAATATTATTACAAAAGGAGTGCCCGAGGAAGGTACTTCTGTAGTAGCTGATATGTCATATGGTAGTAACAATACTTGGAAAAAAGCTGTTACAGTAAACTCTAGATTATCTGATAAGTGGTCTTTAGGAGTGAATTATGAAAAGCGTTCGTCTGATGGATATCGTGGTTTTTATCGGGCAGCTTCAGCTAATACGGTGAAAGCGAATACTAAAATTGATGCTAGTGCTGATTTGAAACAATTAAGTAATGGTACCTATTTATATGGTGGGCGTGGTGAAAAAGAATGGGAACATGAAAATTATGGCTTTAAGATTGGCTATAATTTTAATCAAGATAAACTGTTAACATATAGTTATTCAAGAACGAATAGTCAGTCTTTTTATAAGAATCCATTTACTTATGTACGTGATGCTAAGGGAAATCCCGTTTGGAAAGGTAATATATTAGTTGGCGAGAATAAATATATAAGTCTCTCTCCTAAAAATTTTTTAGGTTATGATAGTGAGAATAAACGGGACACGCATATTTTGTCGTATCAGGATACGGCGAATGATTTCTTAGCTAGAGCAAGTTATGCGCATGATAAAGTTGATGGATTTACATCGGCTACGGTTCCAAGTAAATATACAGGGATTGATTGGGCCGGGGTTGGTGATTATTCGCAACATCCAGGTAAAAAATGGGCCTATGAAATTGAAAAGACGTGGCATGATATTGGAAAACATACCATTAATGCAGGGGTTTCTTATCACGAAGAAGAAATGATTCAAAAACGTTATGATTTATCTTCTTGGCATAATAAGGGTTCAATTATTGAGCAATATGCACAGGACGAAGGGAAAGTGAAAAACTTAGCGGTTTTCGTTCAAGATGAATATAAATTTGATGATGAATGGTCTTTGTTTGTTGGTGCTCGTTATGATCGTTTCAAAAAAGGGGATGGAAAATTCTGGCGTAGCGGTAAAAATGGTTATGATACAACTTCAGAGGGTAAAACGTATAATCATATAAGTCCCAAGGTTGCCTTAGAGTATAAAGCCAATGAGAATATGAATTATTATGTATCATATGGAGAATCATTTAATCCACCAGCTTTGTATAATATTTATCGGTTTGGTGGGTCAGGTATGGGAAATGTAATTCCTAATCCAGATTTAGATCCTGAAATATCTAAGACCTGGGAAGTGGGGATGAAACGTCATTTAACTGATAAAGATACATTAGATATTTCTTTATATCAAGTAGAAACAAAAGATAAAGTAGCTTATACATATTTTTATGCGCCTAATAGTAGTATTGTTGAATATAAACAATATATTAACTATGGGGAAGAAAATCGTCGTGGCATTGAGTTAAATTATGAACATAGATTTAATGATAATTTAAGCTCGTATATTAATTATGCTTGGCAGATGGGCAAAGTGAGTGGGCCTGAAATCACAAATACGAATCAATCTGGTTATAATAATCAAGTTGATTATGGTGTGCCTAAACATATTTTCCATGCAGGGCTAGCGTATGATAGAGCGAAATGGATTGCCTTGCTAGATATGCAATATGTGAGTCCTCGTCAAAATGCCAATGCCCCAGGTGGTGAGTATGGGGCTTATGATGGTTATTTCTTAGTCAATACAAGTGTGGGCTATCGAGTAACACCTGATTTTACAGTTAAATTCAGCATTGATAATATATTTGATAGAGAATTTTACGATAATGAAGCAACGGCTGGTCGCACTTATACCTTAGGTGTTCGTTATGAATATTAG